From Kiritimatiellales bacterium, a single genomic window includes:
- a CDS encoding helix-turn-helix transcriptional regulator has protein sequence MPKETLILHKDDKYGSITRHEAPETIAAPHHHEHLEINFVERGQAKYNVNDRIYNLEARGIVFLFPAQEHVLYDRSSDFQMWNITVRQSFLNTLCKSRYLMPLKARDPQEYFCRRFHLATARLYEKLLPDVAAQQKTHPVIYRLGLGYLVAGLWKDFHENATINIHQPVSPHIQKIIYLLSHSNDHKNLDVLAGEFNISPSQISRMFKKEMGISITEFRNRVKLDRFINLMFKHPKYDLLTLAMDSGFGSYTQFFRIFRQQMGMTPEEFRKKTDF, from the coding sequence ATGCCGAAAGAAACACTGATACTGCACAAAGATGATAAATATGGATCCATCACGCGCCATGAAGCGCCGGAAACCATTGCTGCACCGCATCATCATGAGCACCTCGAAATTAATTTTGTGGAACGCGGACAGGCAAAATATAACGTTAACGACCGCATTTATAATCTGGAGGCGCGCGGAATCGTATTTCTCTTTCCGGCACAGGAACATGTTCTGTATGACCGCAGTTCTGACTTCCAGATGTGGAATATCACAGTGCGGCAATCCTTTTTAAACACGCTGTGTAAAAGCCGTTATCTCATGCCGTTGAAAGCCCGCGATCCGCAGGAATATTTCTGCCGCCGCTTCCATCTCGCAACGGCACGTCTATATGAAAAACTTCTACCGGATGTTGCCGCACAACAAAAGACTCATCCTGTCATTTACCGGCTCGGGCTAGGATATCTCGTTGCCGGACTCTGGAAAGATTTTCATGAAAACGCTACAATCAATATTCATCAGCCTGTGTCGCCACACATCCAAAAAATTATCTATCTGCTGTCTCATTCCAATGATCATAAAAATCTTGACGTTCTCGCCGGTGAATTCAATATCAGCCCGAGCCAGATCAGCCGCATGTTCAAAAAGGAAATGGGTATCTCAATTACCGAATTTCGTAACCGTGTAAAACTCGACCGCTTTATCAATCTCATGTTTAAACACCCGAAATACGACCTTCTCACACTGGCAATGGATTCCGGTTTTGGAAGTTACACCCAGTTTTTTCGAATTTTCCGGCAACAAATGGGAATGACTCCTGAAGAGTTCCGGAAAAAAACTGATTTTTAG